One Obesumbacterium proteus DNA window includes the following coding sequences:
- the gcvT gene encoding glycine cleavage system aminomethyltransferase GcvT, producing MAKQTPLFDQHVACGARMVDFHGWMMPLHYGSQLDEHHAVRQDAGMFDVSHMTIVDLRGPRTREFLRYLLANDVAKLTVPGKALYTGMLNASAGVIDDLIVYFLEEEYFRLVVNSATREKDLAWITEHAEPYHVEITVRDDLALIAVQGPQAQERAATLFTDAQKQAISGMKPFFGVQAGDYFIATTGYTGENGYEIALPIGEAAEFWQKLVKAGVKPCGLGARDTLRLEAGMNLYGQEMDEGVSPLAANMGWTIAWAPEDRDFIGREALEQQRENGTEKLVGLVMTEKGVLRNELPVRFTDANGNLQEGVITSGSFSPTLGVSIALARVPAGIGEEAIVQIRNREMPVRVVKPGFVRNGKSLIS from the coding sequence ATGGCCAAACAGACTCCACTCTTCGATCAACACGTCGCCTGCGGCGCGCGTATGGTTGATTTTCACGGCTGGATGATGCCACTGCACTACGGTTCTCAGCTCGATGAGCACCATGCTGTGCGTCAGGATGCGGGCATGTTCGATGTGTCGCACATGACTATCGTCGATCTTCGTGGGCCGCGCACGCGTGAGTTCCTGCGTTACCTCCTCGCGAACGATGTGGCAAAACTGACGGTACCGGGCAAAGCGCTCTATACCGGCATGTTGAACGCCTCTGCGGGCGTTATCGATGACCTGATCGTTTATTTCCTTGAAGAAGAATATTTCCGCTTGGTGGTTAACTCCGCCACGCGAGAAAAAGATTTGGCGTGGATCACCGAGCATGCCGAGCCCTATCACGTTGAAATCACCGTGCGCGACGATCTGGCGCTGATTGCGGTGCAAGGCCCGCAGGCGCAAGAGCGCGCCGCAACGCTGTTTACTGATGCACAAAAACAAGCGATCAGCGGTATGAAACCATTCTTCGGCGTGCAGGCTGGCGACTACTTTATTGCGACAACGGGCTACACCGGCGAAAACGGTTATGAAATTGCTTTGCCAATCGGCGAAGCGGCAGAGTTCTGGCAGAAGCTGGTGAAAGCAGGCGTTAAACCGTGCGGTTTGGGCGCGCGTGACACTCTGCGCTTAGAAGCTGGCATGAACTTATATGGTCAGGAAATGGATGAAGGCGTTTCGCCGTTAGCCGCCAATATGGGCTGGACTATTGCTTGGGCGCCGGAAGATCGTGATTTTATCGGCCGCGAAGCATTAGAGCAGCAGCGTGAGAACGGTACCGAAAAACTGGTTGGTTTGGTGATGACCGAAAAAGGCGTGCTGCGCAATGAGCTGCCGGTGCGTTTCACCGATGCCAACGGAAATCTTCAAGAAGGTGTGATCACCAGTGGTTCCTTCTCACCAACATTAGGTGTCAGTATTGCATTGGCCCGCGTGCCAGCAGGCATTGGCGAAGAAGCTATCGTGCAGATCCGTAACCGTGAAATGCCAGTGCGTGTCGTGAAGCCCGGTTTTGTGCGCAACGGTAAAAGCCTGATTAGCTAG